CTTAGAAGCCATTCTTGGGagagaatggaagaaaaatcAAATTACAGAGGGCTTAAAAGAGAGAATACAAATATGAacacaagggaaaaaaaaatttgagaagaaaatgCTAGATCCAAATACATTTAGTTACAAACCTGTTTGTAGGGCATTTCCCTTCCTAAAATCAGATGAGTGTTCCATAAAATGCTAATGAAACAAACAAAGATATCATAAAATACACCAAACCGAAAGCACCCATATGAAAGATATAAATATGTCACACAACGCTACGCAAACCTAATCAGTTATTAGCAGCAGGCTATTTCATTGTAATGAATCAATGTTCTTACTCAGCTCCTCCAGCTTCTTCATCCTCAACCTCTCACTTTCACTCACCAGCTGCTCATATCATCAAACGTTGCCAAAGGACGATTATTAGACAGTAAAATTAGATTATACATTGATTCATATACTTTTATTTTACGCAGAAAGTTATGATACTAACCTCCATTAACCTGGTTATAAGTTGTACTTTTTCCTTGTTCTTCTCATTGAAAGCCTCAAGAGCTTCTTTGTATTCTCTCTCCTGTATCAAATTATAAATCCAAATTCACTGGTTCTGATTCGGTTTTTCTCATACAAATCAAAAGTAAGATGTTGGATGATTCGGCGTAATATGCCCAATGAAACTTAATAGAGACCAAATTTGGTATTACATAAGTGCTTTACCTTCTTCTGGCAAGTATGCCCCAATGGCTTTAATTCTTTGTTCACTGCATCAATCTTCTTGCGGACTGATGCGACTTCTTTCCTCATGGGATCGGCTAGCGCTTCAAGCTCCTGGTAGCTCCATCGATcagaacaaaatagaaaaaatgcaGTCTTACATTTTTCACAGCAATTATTGCACACAACCGACTTTACGTATCTACAAACAACACCCTCGAAGTCTCACAATTACAGACGCCAATATTACCACAAAAAACCTGCTAGTACTGAATATTCTATTAAAACAATAGTACTGGATATTTGGTTGGCTTGAATTATTCAACTGGCCTGCTTCAAAGATTTTCAGGGAGCCACCTTTGAGTTATCGAGTAATTGAGGGGGGAAAAAAAGCGTCCtaatttcatgaaaattaccaaAATACCTTCCTTTGCCATGAAAAGGTTCACGAAAAACAAATAATTCTAAATTTAGATTTTCAGAGAGCCACCTTTGAGTTATCAAGTAATTGAGGGGGGAAAAAGCGTCCTAATTTCATGGAAATTACCAAAATACCTTGCTTTGCCATGAAAAGGTTCACGAAAAACAAATAATTCTAAATTTTTCGGGTCTCAGATGAAAAAACCCTGTCGCAAGCTCAATCTTTAATGTTTTTTGTTCCAGATCCCGACTTCTGGTGACCGTTTGAGCTTATATAAGTCGTGTAAAAGTTAATCGGAATTAACATCGAGAAAATAAACCTCGTTGGTAGTATCTAAGTTTTCTAGGCATAAGAAACTCACATCAGAAATTAACAGGGAAGACATCAAAAGAAGAAGTGCTTCGGGTTCTcaaaagatgatttttttagATAAGGAAGGATGAATTTCCTATAATTCATTGATATTACCGTCAACGTTTCATTCAGATCATGAATCTTGGAAATTTTGCGACTTACTTCTTATTTCACCAAAAGATAAATGAAAATACAGAAGAAATCTCGGTTTCTTTATTCCTCCAATGACATAGTATAAGatacatgtaaattttatcagACATACCTCACGAATCGTGGCCAAACGCTTAGTTTCTTCTTCAACACGGCCCAACTGCGCTTGAACCTTCTCTCTGACCTCCATCTTCTTCCTTTCAATCTCCTCTTCCTTAGCACGGAACGTAGAGAGAGCAGACCTTGACATCTCCTCGTCTTCTTTGGATAAATTGCTGTTGAAACTGAGGCTTCCCGAACTCTGCACCATTAACTGTTGCGAGTTTTGAAGAGGCTCCGCTGTCTGCATGGTCTCCAGTCCCAACTACACAGAAacccttcttcttccttgaaTTCCCCCCTTTATAAtctttctttcctctctctctctctctctctctctcttgctttttTTGCCTTCACAGATGGTTTGCTCTGTTTCCCCTGTTGCGACTTGCGAGTGCTGATAAACGAGGCTAGCCTTAATTTTTTTTGCCCTAAAAAATAGGTGTATTTAAAAGTGTCCAGCGTTAGCTTTTCTTTATGagccaaaaacaaagaaaattgcaaaagatataaaagataaaaaaaaaaagcatggaATTTCAAAAAGCATTGGCTGAAGCCTGAAATGACTCAACTGCCAACCACTGACTGATAAAGATTGAGACCCGATTCAACTTTACTGAACGAAGTGGGtcccataaattttaaaacctgaATCCACTGTCCCAGAAATAAACacattttacattttcaaaatcaaattcatttcTACCTACACTAGAgactactttaaaaaaaaaacttcattcaTCTTACAAACATTAGTGCCAGTACAGCTTAAATAGAGGGGGATCTTTACCATTATAGAAGTTTGAGTCCAGGAAGAATTATGATGAGGGGTATgcttttatataaactattagaAGTTTTCTATTACGTAATAAAATGTGGTGCATTGATTAAAGTCTGATGAATTTTTGTGATTCATCAACTTTAAAATAATTGCAATGAGTTCTTGATATCTTGAATTACTGGTTGTACGGTCCAGTCTGAAGTAATATCTGGTCCATTCACTGCTTGGAGTGTTACCAATTAATCACCAGCAATTAGAAGCTTTTTTATTTGTCGTTCCTTTGCTTCCTTTATTCCTATGCACATTGTCATAGCTTCTCCCTAATTTAGATTTAAACTTTGGATTTGTTTGGTCTGGACAAATATTGAAGAGCCCTTCTCTGATCTATACATGGCTGCTATTGTGCTGTCTAAGCTTTTTATCACCACATCAAATGTTAAAGTGTAGTAGTCTCTGAGTGTGGCTCTTCAGTTATGACGTCCATTGACCTGTTTATTACCTTAAGCATCACaatgatttttataaatttttaaagcgTCAGGGACAAAGTTCTCAAT
This sequence is a window from Carya illinoinensis cultivar Pawnee chromosome 9, C.illinoinensisPawnee_v1, whole genome shotgun sequence. Protein-coding genes within it:
- the LOC122277419 gene encoding ankyrin repeat domain-containing protein 30A-like, which produces MQTAEPLQNSQQLMVQSSGSLSFNSNLSKEDEEMSRSALSTFRAKEEEIERKKMEVREKVQAQLGRVEEETKRLATIREELEALADPMRKEVASVRKKIDAVNKELKPLGHTCQKKEREYKEALEAFNEKNKEKVQLITRLMELVSESERLRMKKLEELMTHAELDSPPQCERGPAI